From Sporosarcina sp. 6E9, a single genomic window includes:
- a CDS encoding ATP-binding protein, which yields MQITTGKIAKAQKVVLYGPEGIGKSSLAAQFPDPLFIDTEGSTSNMEVARMDRPTSMTYLEQQIDFVKNNRPCKTLIIDTIDWAEQIVIDAVVSEAGKKSITGFGYGEGFIQLSERMGKLLNRLSDLVEIGINVVLTAHSQIVRFEQPDEMGAYDRYELKLGNKTTARTAALVKEWADMVLFLNYKTFSVATDDKGKKYKGQGGTRTMYATHHPAWDAKNRHNLPDEMPMDYAQIAHIFNAVPQVEPTQAPPVQPQPTIQQTAPSQSSVVETPQAPPVASPEQAPVQNTAPSQQGGGLDPNIPQSLRVLMEQNNVLEFEIQTIVSQKGYYPLDTPIINYDPTFIDGVLVGAWAQVFAGIEQLRKDMPF from the coding sequence ATGCAAATCACAACAGGCAAAATTGCTAAAGCACAAAAAGTGGTCCTTTATGGTCCAGAAGGAATCGGAAAGTCTTCATTAGCTGCACAATTTCCAGATCCTTTATTTATCGACACGGAAGGAAGTACTTCAAATATGGAAGTAGCTCGAATGGACAGACCTACCTCTATGACCTACCTTGAACAACAAATTGATTTCGTGAAAAATAATCGACCATGCAAGACATTGATTATCGACACGATTGACTGGGCTGAACAAATCGTTATTGATGCTGTCGTAAGTGAAGCGGGTAAGAAAAGCATTACGGGTTTCGGTTACGGTGAGGGATTCATTCAACTATCAGAAAGGATGGGGAAATTATTAAATCGTCTTTCTGACTTGGTGGAAATTGGTATCAACGTAGTTCTTACTGCACATTCTCAAATTGTACGATTTGAACAACCTGATGAAATGGGTGCTTATGATCGTTATGAATTAAAGCTAGGTAATAAAACAACTGCAAGAACTGCGGCACTAGTTAAAGAATGGGCTGACATGGTTCTGTTCCTAAATTACAAAACGTTTAGTGTCGCAACTGACGACAAAGGAAAAAAATATAAAGGACAAGGCGGGACGCGGACTATGTATGCGACACATCATCCTGCTTGGGACGCTAAAAACAGGCACAACTTACCTGATGAAATGCCGATGGATTACGCGCAAATTGCACATATTTTTAATGCGGTACCGCAAGTGGAACCAACACAGGCACCACCAGTTCAACCACAACCGACTATTCAGCAAACAGCACCAAGTCAGTCGTCAGTCGTTGAAACACCACAGGCGCCACCAGTAGCGTCACCAGAACAGGCACCGGTACAGAATACGGCACCATCGCAACAAGGTGGAGGACTAGACCCAAACATTCCACAATCGTTACGTGTATTGATGGAGCAAAACAATGTACTAGAATTCGAGATTCAAACAATAGTAAGCCAAAAAGGTTACTACCCATTAGATACACCGATTATCAACTATGACCCAACGTTTATTGATGGCGTACTTGTTGGGGCCTGGGCTCAGGTATTTGCCGGGATTGAACAATTAAGAAAAGATATGCCGTTTTAA
- a CDS encoding helix-turn-helix transcriptional regulator, with protein sequence MYRNLKAEMARSGITMVDVAEFLDVRYATVNDKVNGKFRFYYDEAYAIKKNFFNDLSMEYLFEKSDVEEPHQ encoded by the coding sequence ATGTACAGAAATCTTAAAGCCGAAATGGCTAGGTCTGGAATAACTATGGTAGACGTCGCTGAATTTCTGGATGTTCGCTATGCAACAGTGAATGACAAGGTGAATGGGAAATTCCGTTTTTACTACGACGAAGCATACGCAATTAAAAAGAACTTTTTCAACGATTTGTCAATGGAGTACCTGTTCGAAAAATCAGACGTTGAAGAACCGCATCAATAA
- a CDS encoding MazG-like family protein produces the protein MLQRLTLEIKQWAIARNLDTADPNKQILKLGEEFGELCEGMAKGKNDEVKDAIGDMFVVLTILSMQLDLEIEDCVAAAYDEIRNRKGKMINGVFVKEDDYT, from the coding sequence ATGTTACAAAGATTAACGCTTGAAATTAAACAGTGGGCGATTGCTAGAAATTTAGATACCGCGGATCCGAATAAACAGATTCTAAAATTAGGTGAAGAATTCGGTGAGCTTTGCGAGGGAATGGCGAAAGGAAAAAATGATGAAGTGAAAGACGCCATCGGTGATATGTTCGTAGTTTTAACGATTCTATCGATGCAGCTTGATTTGGAGATTGAGGATTGTGTTGCGGCAGCTTATGACGAAATACGAAACCGCAAAGGCAAAATGATAAACGGTGTCTTTGTGAAAGAAGATGATTATACATGA
- a CDS encoding enoyl-CoA hydratase-related protein, with amino-acid sequence MELIRYEQKGNLAYVTLNRPEAMNAFNYDMLVELGQITEAIRINPDIRVVIFTGSGDRAFSVGADLKERKTLTEIQVKRNVFKIGEVFSSVASLPQPTIAMMNGYAFGGGMELALACDFRIASETAVMGLTETSLAIIPGAGGTQRLPRLIGETKALELILTARRLKAMEALDYGMVTKVSEPENLISETTEFAESMLANGPIALQQAKFAIKQGMNADLHTGLGIERKAYEITIPTNDRIEALTAFSEKRKPQFKGN; translated from the coding sequence ATGGAACTAATTCGTTATGAACAAAAGGGGAATCTTGCTTACGTCACATTAAACCGACCGGAAGCAATGAATGCATTTAATTATGACATGTTGGTTGAATTAGGGCAAATCACAGAAGCAATCCGCATTAATCCAGATATTCGCGTCGTCATCTTCACGGGATCCGGGGACCGCGCTTTTAGTGTCGGCGCAGACTTGAAAGAACGAAAAACGTTGACTGAAATACAAGTTAAACGCAATGTTTTTAAAATCGGCGAAGTTTTTTCATCGGTAGCTTCATTGCCGCAGCCGACTATCGCCATGATGAATGGTTATGCATTTGGCGGCGGTATGGAACTGGCGTTAGCATGCGATTTCCGTATTGCAAGTGAAACTGCGGTTATGGGCTTAACAGAGACAAGTTTGGCCATAATTCCAGGAGCAGGGGGCACACAACGCTTGCCAAGATTAATCGGAGAAACGAAAGCGCTAGAACTTATTTTAACTGCCCGTCGACTGAAAGCCATGGAAGCGTTAGATTACGGAATGGTGACGAAAGTTTCTGAACCGGAAAACCTTATTAGTGAAACAACAGAATTTGCGGAGTCCATGTTAGCGAACGGGCCCATTGCATTGCAACAAGCGAAATTCGCGATTAAGCAAGGAATGAATGCTGACCTACATACTGGTCTTGGGATTGAACGGAAAGCTTATGAAATTACAATTCCAACAAATGACCGGATAGAAGCATTAACTGCTTTCAGTGAAAAACGCAAACCTCAATTTAAAGGAAATTAA
- a CDS encoding recombinase family protein: protein MEQPKRVALYSRYSSNAQDGNYSIEIQTERMEATCKSKGWIVGDYFSDAAYSGANMDRPDLQSLLSRLDEFDVIMVYRLDRLSRSQRDTMELIQDYFLKNGKAFVSVSETLDTTTPFGMAMIGILAVFAELERATITERMQAGIQKRVQSGYRQLGGNHMPTGYKRGPESTLIIDDQQADKVKRIFDLYEKFHSITVIQRKLKEEGYAGRRFTTIRQILSNRLYIGKVSYKGEEYEGVHEPIILEEQFDRVQALLARHPPGKNAGKAKESLFGSFITCGKCGELYTAYSYRVKNQTKGDYYVRSYICRARRFPSEYDEKCFNETMKNDIIESLFLSELQGMITMRRSSTAKPKQKKNYDLMIRRVEERINRLIDLYSDGDIEKEVLRSKIGTLNEEKKALLKKQSSDIQGEKIHIDLKQLDDYIIDFSNFEFTEKRAIVEKVLDGIIVNGNSITFEWAF from the coding sequence ATGGAACAGCCGAAAAGAGTAGCCCTATACAGTCGTTACAGTTCGAATGCACAGGACGGTAACTACAGCATAGAAATACAAACAGAACGAATGGAAGCAACATGTAAGTCCAAGGGATGGATTGTGGGCGACTATTTCAGCGATGCTGCATACTCAGGGGCGAATATGGATCGCCCAGATTTACAAAGTTTATTATCAAGGCTAGATGAATTCGACGTGATAATGGTATACCGATTAGACCGCCTTTCCCGCTCGCAAAGGGATACTATGGAATTGATTCAAGACTATTTCTTAAAGAATGGTAAAGCCTTCGTATCCGTATCTGAAACGCTCGACACTACAACACCATTCGGTATGGCTATGATTGGCATTCTGGCCGTGTTTGCTGAGTTGGAGAGAGCAACAATCACTGAACGCATGCAAGCCGGTATACAAAAGCGTGTGCAGTCTGGTTATCGCCAGTTAGGTGGTAATCATATGCCGACTGGATATAAGCGGGGTCCCGAATCCACTTTGATTATTGATGATCAACAAGCTGATAAAGTAAAGCGCATATTTGATTTATATGAGAAGTTCCATTCAATCACCGTTATTCAAAGGAAATTAAAAGAAGAAGGTTACGCTGGTAGACGGTTTACCACAATTCGACAGATATTAAGCAATCGTCTGTATATCGGGAAAGTAAGCTATAAAGGAGAAGAGTATGAAGGGGTTCACGAACCAATTATTTTAGAAGAACAATTTGACCGTGTACAAGCATTACTTGCAAGACATCCACCAGGAAAAAATGCCGGAAAAGCAAAAGAAAGTTTATTCGGCTCCTTCATCACTTGTGGGAAATGCGGAGAATTGTATACCGCATATAGCTATAGGGTAAAGAATCAAACCAAAGGTGACTATTATGTCAGGTCATATATCTGTCGGGCTCGACGTTTCCCAAGCGAATATGATGAAAAATGTTTTAACGAAACAATGAAAAACGATATTATAGAATCTTTATTTTTAAGTGAATTACAAGGTATGATAACTATGAGGAGATCTTCTACTGCCAAACCGAAACAAAAAAAGAATTATGATTTGATGATTCGTCGCGTAGAAGAAAGAATTAATCGATTGATTGATTTGTATTCGGATGGTGACATCGAAAAAGAGGTTTTGCGAAGTAAAATTGGAACCCTGAACGAAGAAAAAAAAGCACTGTTAAAAAAGCAATCATCAGATATACAAGGGGAAAAAATACACATCGATTTAAAGCAACTGGACGATTACATCATCGATTTCAGTAACTTCGAATTTACCGAGAAAAGAGCAATTGTAGAAAAGGTACTGGATGGTATTATCGTTAACGGTAACTCCATAACTTTTGAATGGGCGTTTTAA
- a CDS encoding DEAD/DEAH box helicase: MKLRHYQEGAREAIQKEWENGIKNTLLVLPTGTGKTIVFSKVIEDRVKRGERVLVLAHRGELLDQAADKLEQATGLKTATEKAQETSIGSWYRVVVGSVQTMMREKRLEQFDKDFFDTIIIDEAHHSISDSYQRVLAYFENANVLGVTATPDRGDMRNLGDYYESLAYEYTLPKAIKEGYLSPIKALTLPLKVDLSAVGQQAGDFSSRDLGSALDPYLESIADEMVKNASDRKIVVFLPLVATSQKFTEILNRKGFRAAEVNGESKDRAEVLQDFENDRYNVLCNSMLLTEGWDCPSVDCVVVLRPTRVRSLYSQMVGRGTRLFEGKTELLLLDFLWHTDRHELCHPAHLIAENDEVAQAMTKQIEAAGVPLDLEMVEQTAAEDVVAQREEALAKQLAEMKRRKRKLVDPLQFEMSIQAEDLSSYVPSFGWEMGPPSEQQVKTLEKLGILPDQVENAGKATKLLERLDKRRQEGMTTPKQIRFLEQRGFEHVGAWSFDGAKNLIDRIAGNGWRNPPGINPKEYKPE, encoded by the coding sequence GTGAAACTCAGACACTATCAAGAAGGTGCGAGGGAAGCGATTCAAAAGGAATGGGAGAACGGAATCAAAAACACACTGTTGGTCCTTCCTACGGGCACAGGAAAAACAATTGTATTCAGTAAAGTAATTGAAGACCGGGTGAAGCGGGGCGAGAGGGTTCTCGTCCTTGCCCATCGGGGTGAATTATTAGATCAGGCTGCAGACAAATTGGAACAAGCTACAGGATTGAAAACAGCGACTGAAAAAGCACAAGAAACATCTATTGGTAGTTGGTACCGGGTAGTCGTTGGAAGTGTACAAACGATGATGCGAGAAAAACGACTTGAACAATTCGATAAAGACTTTTTCGACACTATCATTATTGATGAAGCACATCACAGTATTTCCGATAGTTACCAACGAGTGTTAGCGTATTTCGAAAATGCGAACGTGTTAGGCGTGACAGCTACACCTGACCGTGGAGACATGCGAAATTTAGGTGATTACTATGAAAGTTTAGCCTATGAGTACACGTTACCGAAGGCGATTAAAGAAGGATATTTAAGCCCGATTAAAGCATTAACGCTACCCTTGAAAGTTGATTTATCAGCAGTCGGACAACAGGCAGGCGATTTCTCTTCACGAGATTTGGGTAGCGCATTAGATCCTTACTTGGAATCGATTGCGGATGAAATGGTCAAAAATGCAAGTGACAGAAAGATAGTCGTTTTCCTTCCATTGGTTGCGACAAGTCAAAAGTTTACAGAAATATTGAATCGAAAAGGATTTAGAGCTGCAGAAGTCAACGGAGAGTCCAAAGACCGCGCGGAAGTTTTGCAAGATTTCGAGAATGATAGATATAACGTCTTATGTAACTCGATGCTACTCACAGAAGGTTGGGATTGCCCATCAGTGGATTGTGTAGTTGTGTTACGTCCGACAAGAGTTAGAAGCCTATATTCACAAATGGTGGGGCGCGGTACCCGACTATTTGAAGGTAAAACTGAATTATTGTTGCTCGATTTCCTTTGGCATACAGACAGGCATGAACTTTGTCATCCAGCGCATTTAATTGCTGAAAACGATGAAGTCGCCCAGGCAATGACGAAGCAAATTGAAGCTGCAGGCGTTCCTTTAGATTTGGAAATGGTCGAACAAACAGCAGCAGAAGACGTTGTTGCCCAGCGTGAAGAAGCGCTTGCCAAGCAACTAGCGGAAATGAAACGGAGAAAACGAAAGCTAGTGGATCCATTGCAATTCGAAATGAGTATTCAAGCCGAAGACTTATCCAGCTACGTTCCATCATTCGGTTGGGAAATGGGACCACCAAGCGAACAGCAAGTTAAAACGCTCGAAAAGCTAGGCATATTACCCGACCAAGTTGAGAACGCGGGGAAAGCTACGAAACTATTAGAGCGACTGGATAAGCGCCGACAAGAAGGAATGACAACTCCGAAACAGATTCGATTCTTGGAGCAAAGAGGATTTGAACATGTTGGTGCTTGGTCATTCGATGGTGCCAAAAACTTGATTGATAGAATTGCCGGCAATGGTTGGAGAAATCCACCAGGAATCAATCCAAAGGAATACAAACCAGAATGA
- a CDS encoding AAA family ATPase, whose amino-acid sequence MEIKMDLIPLLEYIDPAYLNYQEWVNVGMALKHEGYTAADWDNWSSSDPRHKPGECFQKWTTFEGSGSPVTGATITQLAKDNGWAPKGNREDHELDWNDEISGKDDYVVIDKNWIEGMEIREPATWNPVQELTRYLETLFDVSENVGYVTSTWETEDGKHLPTKGNYDRTAGELIQALGQSNGDLGAVFGDYNPEAGAWIRFNPLDGKGVKNDNVTEFKYALVESDTMDLEKQNAIVRELELPIAALVFSGKKSIHAIVKVDAANYDEYRKRVDYLYNICNKNGLNIDNQNRNPSRLSRMPGVERNGKKQFLIDTNIGKSNWDDWHEWIEGINDDLPDPESLTDFWDDMPNLSPPLIEGLLRQGHKLLMAGPSKAGKSFALIALSIAIAEGKKWINWECTKGKVLYVNLELDRASALHRFKDVYAALGWEPDNLANIDVWNLRGKSVPLDKLAPKLIRRAAKENYIAVIIDPIYKVLTGDENSADQMAHFTNQFDKIATELGCGVIYCHHHSKGSQGSKKSMDRASGSGVFARDPDALIDLTELELTEDLMKQEENKVACAIYQKYFEKYNFNYLDERISQDDLLSVIAMGDHATKAIPDHIAAINEEMTTAIKQTRIRTAWRVEGTLREYPSFDPVNMWFQYPIHKVDEVGSLKDIEPEGETPPWQKKGKGKGTKKTAAERKIERLQALELAYEACSIDEEITVESIAEFMGVTEKTVRRRIKEHKHFDVHEGIVTQKL is encoded by the coding sequence ATGGAAATTAAAATGGATTTGATTCCGCTATTGGAATACATTGACCCTGCTTACTTGAATTACCAAGAGTGGGTCAACGTAGGCATGGCGCTCAAACACGAAGGATATACAGCAGCCGATTGGGATAATTGGAGCAGTTCGGACCCTCGTCATAAACCGGGGGAGTGTTTCCAGAAATGGACGACATTCGAAGGCTCCGGCTCACCAGTGACAGGCGCAACCATTACGCAGTTGGCCAAAGATAACGGCTGGGCTCCTAAAGGAAACCGGGAAGATCATGAGCTCGATTGGAATGACGAAATTTCCGGTAAAGACGATTATGTCGTCATCGATAAGAACTGGATTGAAGGAATGGAAATCAGAGAGCCAGCCACTTGGAATCCAGTTCAAGAACTTACTAGATATTTAGAAACGTTATTCGATGTATCGGAAAACGTAGGCTATGTTACATCGACCTGGGAAACAGAAGACGGTAAGCATTTGCCGACTAAAGGTAATTACGACCGAACTGCAGGGGAATTGATTCAGGCATTAGGTCAATCGAACGGAGATTTAGGCGCAGTATTCGGTGATTACAATCCGGAAGCAGGCGCATGGATAAGGTTCAATCCGCTTGATGGGAAAGGTGTAAAAAATGATAACGTAACGGAATTTAAATACGCATTAGTCGAATCCGACACGATGGATTTGGAGAAACAAAACGCGATAGTTCGTGAATTAGAATTACCTATTGCCGCATTAGTATTCAGCGGTAAGAAAAGCATTCACGCCATCGTAAAAGTTGATGCAGCCAATTACGATGAATACCGAAAGCGTGTCGATTATCTCTACAACATTTGTAACAAGAATGGATTGAACATCGACAATCAGAATCGTAATCCTTCCCGATTATCACGGATGCCGGGTGTTGAACGAAATGGCAAAAAACAGTTCCTTATTGATACGAACATTGGTAAATCAAATTGGGATGATTGGCATGAGTGGATTGAAGGCATAAACGATGATTTGCCGGATCCTGAAAGTTTAACAGATTTTTGGGATGACATGCCTAACTTATCTCCACCTTTAATAGAAGGACTTTTACGGCAAGGTCATAAATTGTTAATGGCCGGACCATCGAAAGCGGGTAAATCATTCGCATTAATCGCGTTAAGTATTGCGATTGCAGAAGGTAAGAAGTGGATTAATTGGGAATGCACGAAAGGAAAAGTTCTCTATGTAAACCTTGAATTAGATAGAGCATCCGCATTGCATCGATTCAAAGACGTATACGCCGCATTAGGTTGGGAGCCCGATAATTTAGCCAACATTGACGTCTGGAACTTACGTGGTAAATCAGTGCCATTGGATAAGTTGGCTCCCAAATTAATCAGACGCGCAGCTAAAGAGAATTACATCGCGGTTATCATTGACCCGATTTATAAAGTCTTAACGGGTGATGAAAACAGTGCGGACCAGATGGCACATTTCACGAATCAATTCGACAAGATAGCGACTGAATTAGGTTGCGGCGTTATCTATTGTCATCACCATAGTAAAGGCTCGCAAGGTAGTAAGAAGTCGATGGATAGAGCAAGTGGTTCCGGAGTATTCGCACGTGATCCAGATGCGCTTATCGACTTGACTGAGTTGGAGCTTACGGAAGATTTAATGAAGCAAGAAGAAAACAAAGTAGCTTGCGCCATTTATCAGAAATACTTCGAAAAATACAATTTCAATTACTTGGACGAACGTATTTCACAAGATGATTTACTTAGTGTGATAGCGATGGGTGACCACGCAACTAAGGCGATTCCCGACCATATAGCCGCGATTAATGAAGAAATGACTACAGCTATCAAACAGACCCGTATTCGCACGGCGTGGCGCGTTGAGGGTACATTGCGAGAGTATCCGAGCTTTGACCCCGTCAATATGTGGTTCCAGTATCCAATCCATAAAGTAGATGAAGTGGGCAGCCTGAAAGACATCGAACCAGAAGGTGAAACTCCACCATGGCAGAAAAAAGGCAAGGGCAAGGGTACGAAAAAGACGGCAGCTGAACGCAAAATAGAGCGACTGCAAGCGCTGGAATTAGCCTATGAAGCATGCTCAATAGATGAAGAAATCACAGTAGAATCGATAGCGGAATTCATGGGCGTGACTGAAAAAACAGTCCGTAGACGGATAAAAGAGCATAAACATTTCGATGTTCACGAAGGAATTGTAACACAAAAACTATGA
- a CDS encoding XRE family transcriptional regulator: protein MKRAEVIESLIDRDWSSKKKFAENIGIPPTTLQSILTRGVGKASVDNIIKVCKGLGITVERLEELSNQTDADKIMEIFGNHETNIDGQYDYYPIPVAAGLPTSIEGISSDDVQKISIPNAVMGKWANHNDIFTMKVNGDSMNNIFPHGSLIAVKKVEFEQLRTDDIVVFSDEHEYSVKRYYNDVENERIIFSPDSTDRSFTDYSISYQEAKSLKIHGKVVVYIVELD from the coding sequence TTGAAAAGGGCCGAAGTGATAGAGAGTTTAATAGATAGAGACTGGTCAAGTAAGAAGAAGTTTGCTGAAAACATAGGAATACCGCCTACAACACTCCAATCCATACTTACGAGAGGAGTAGGTAAAGCATCTGTAGACAACATCATTAAAGTTTGTAAGGGATTGGGTATAACGGTAGAGCGATTAGAAGAATTGTCTAATCAGACTGATGCCGATAAGATTATGGAAATCTTCGGCAATCATGAAACTAATATTGATGGTCAATATGATTATTACCCAATACCAGTCGCAGCAGGATTACCGACATCTATTGAAGGGATTTCAAGTGATGACGTTCAAAAGATTTCTATACCAAATGCAGTTATGGGTAAATGGGCAAACCATAATGATATTTTCACGATGAAGGTTAACGGGGATTCGATGAATAATATTTTCCCGCACGGATCACTAATAGCTGTTAAGAAAGTAGAATTTGAACAATTGAGGACTGATGACATTGTAGTTTTTAGCGATGAACATGAATACTCGGTTAAACGTTATTACAACGATGTTGAAAACGAAAGAATCATATTTAGTCCTGACTCGACCGATAGAAGTTTTACTGATTACTCTATTTCATATCAAGAGGCTAAAAGCTTAAAAATTCACGGAAAAGTTGTAGTGTACATTGTGGAATTAGATTAA
- a CDS encoding DUF1761 domain-containing protein — translation MDLSQLSILAIVFAVIANMIIGALWYSPVLFANIWMKSLGKRMAELQTSNANIGYGLTTLAGIISAIVLSLFISMQDSVTIGGGALIGFLAGLGIASARELSPTFFEGRKYTLFIISAGYHIVSLTVMGIIIAFFVK, via the coding sequence ATGGATTTATCACAACTAAGTATTTTAGCAATCGTATTTGCTGTCATTGCCAATATGATTATCGGGGCTTTATGGTATTCGCCGGTACTGTTTGCAAATATATGGATGAAAAGCCTTGGGAAAAGGATGGCAGAACTTCAGACATCCAATGCTAATATCGGCTATGGTCTAACAACGCTTGCTGGCATCATTTCTGCTATCGTTCTATCGCTATTTATATCGATGCAAGATTCGGTGACCATCGGCGGAGGGGCGTTAATTGGATTTTTAGCTGGTTTAGGGATTGCCAGCGCACGCGAATTGTCGCCAACCTTTTTTGAAGGAAGAAAGTACACGTTGTTTATAATTAGTGCCGGCTATCATATCGTTTCCCTTACCGTAATGGGAATTATTATTGCTTTTTTTGTAAAGTAA
- a CDS encoding AAA family ATPase, with protein sequence MIKINKLEIENVKRVKAVKIEPTPNGLTVIGGRNGQGKTSILDSIAWGLGGNKYRPSQAQREGSMTAPYLHIVLSNGLVVERKGKNSDLKVVDPNGEKAGQQLLNSFVEELAIDLPKFINSTSKEKADTLLQIIGVGEKLFQMEKEEQELYNKRLTIGQIADQKKKFADEQTFYPDAPKEPISASDLIQQQQAILAQNGENQRKREQVSQIQYQFQQEENSIAHLNQQIQELTNQLQAMNEKHTQTAADLETARKSALDLHDESTDELQRNIQQVDEINRKVRANLDKDKAETDAHEYRAQYDKLTVAINDLRKQKSDLLTNANLPLEGLGVADGELIYNGQKWDNMSGSDQLKVSTAIVRKLKPNCGFIILDKLEQMDLESLREFGQWLEDEGLQAIATRVSTGEECSIIIEDGYVDGQPIIPEVRATAPIAPPTTTWKAGEF encoded by the coding sequence GTGATTAAAATTAATAAATTAGAAATTGAAAATGTGAAACGTGTAAAAGCTGTCAAAATCGAACCGACACCAAACGGTTTAACGGTTATCGGCGGCAGAAACGGACAAGGCAAGACAAGCATACTCGATTCAATCGCTTGGGGGCTAGGTGGAAATAAGTATCGTCCATCCCAGGCACAACGAGAGGGAAGCATGACAGCACCATATCTCCACATTGTATTGTCGAATGGACTGGTTGTAGAACGTAAAGGTAAAAATAGCGATTTGAAAGTTGTTGATCCCAATGGTGAAAAGGCCGGTCAACAATTATTAAATAGTTTCGTCGAAGAATTGGCGATTGATTTGCCGAAATTCATTAATTCTACTAGCAAAGAAAAAGCCGACACTTTACTGCAAATCATCGGAGTAGGCGAAAAGCTTTTCCAGATGGAAAAAGAAGAACAAGAGTTATACAACAAACGTTTAACAATCGGTCAAATTGCAGACCAAAAGAAGAAGTTTGCGGATGAACAAACCTTCTATCCGGATGCTCCAAAAGAGCCTATCAGTGCATCAGATTTGATTCAACAGCAACAAGCGATTCTAGCACAGAATGGTGAAAATCAACGAAAGCGCGAACAAGTATCACAAATTCAATATCAGTTTCAACAAGAAGAGAATAGTATCGCTCATTTAAATCAGCAAATTCAAGAGCTTACGAATCAATTGCAAGCCATGAATGAAAAGCATACTCAAACAGCTGCTGACTTGGAAACAGCCCGTAAATCAGCACTAGACTTGCATGATGAGTCAACGGATGAATTACAACGGAATATCCAACAAGTCGATGAAATTAATAGAAAAGTACGCGCTAATTTGGATAAGGATAAAGCGGAAACAGATGCACACGAATACCGTGCTCAATACGACAAATTAACGGTTGCCATTAATGATCTACGTAAACAAAAATCCGACCTACTAACAAATGCAAATCTACCATTAGAAGGTTTGGGTGTAGCAGACGGTGAGCTCATCTATAACGGGCAAAAATGGGACAACATGAGCGGTTCTGACCAACTGAAAGTCTCTACAGCGATTGTCCGCAAGCTTAAGCCTAATTGTGGTTTTATCATCTTGGACAAATTAGAACAAATGGACTTGGAATCGTTAAGAGAATTTGGTCAGTGGTTGGAAGATGAAGGCTTACAGGCAATTGCAACACGAGTAAGCACTGGTGAAGAGTGTTCCATCATTATTGAGGACGGTTACGTGGACGGACAACCTATCATTCCAGAAGTACGAGCAACAGCACCAATAGCACCACCAACAACTACGTGGAAAGCGGGGGAGTTTTAA